A single Streptococcus thermophilus DNA region contains:
- a CDS encoding mucin-binding protein, producing MRGKQQDFRTEKYIRYGIRKFSFGAASVAIAVGLMFLGNGVVSATEVQSAETAITTSASSQGDKETEKAEPKAETVETVKPETVSPETIKPETVNPETVKPETVNPETVNSETMKPETVNPETEKATEVKSEVAATKAATKATLANTDASQADVDAQAETVSALSTAVTESNTAEKKLRPTEIYTTNGTPGTAGTAVKTNAKYANSVETVDNNKRGNRENTDSINQRRRVKRSAIDTTKFAQNYDRKVLSGSVTNTGFSVSDPDYPSGMWIDPDKSHYSYEWVQTKYHGNQIVLSTNRTGDGIVYVTELSPSNKVLKQYTLNQNTKVPSAVFDSTTYYNDTYYAMVESLRDPLAVKYIASKYDTGYYNKLSYMVPKLITQTTYFVDKDGKQITDSNGNPVVPYTQKGLVGQKYTTSPILINGYYATASSNSNGTMSPYGEIGASYVKDFHDGIVVTYTQTGSDGTMSASIAQNGKVLETYTNIKPSDPVIKYQVGYTTVAIKNPYIPQTSDVKYVYRKLGNWVVSNPDGSTKSIIYPNDPIDPTKIADSSVPGYPVIDFLPGYTPKDHMGTPLVPVDPDDRTKGYIPPIPSDIGKDTTITYTADTQKATVTYVVEGTGTVLHTDNLEGKSGEPIDYSTVAKLAELKALGYDLVTDGFTTATDKNFDKDTKVDQSFVVTVKPHVEPIKPVDPENPNDPNKPKPGDPIDPNNPDGPKWTEDLIKQIDTTRHVNRTITSVNEKGEEVAQKVTDKVTFTREGKINSVTGEITYGNWTAKDGDTTFDKVESPVVQGYILKDAKQKEVAATTGLTVDSKDENIEVVYTKLGSWVPKVPEGFEEPKLDKPQYPNDPTDPTKPGTPTTVIPQVPGTTPKDSNGNPLKPVDPNDPSKGYVPPTPENPTEDTPINYVPVPQPVRPTDNGDNNGTPTTAAQPASPSTPQYMDGKRELPNTGTEDNASLAALGLLGVLSGFGLVARKKKED from the coding sequence ATGCGAGGGAAACAACAAGATTTTCGAACAGAGAAGTACATTCGTTACGGTATTCGTAAGTTCAGCTTTGGAGCAGCATCAGTAGCAATTGCTGTTGGTTTAATGTTCTTAGGTAATGGCGTAGTATCAGCGACGGAAGTACAATCAGCTGAAACAGCTATTACAACATCTGCTTCTAGTCAAGGTGACAAGGAGACGGAAAAGGCTGAGCCTAAAGCAGAAACAGTAGAAACTGTGAAGCCAGAAACTGTGAGTCCAGAGACTATAAAGCCAGAAACTGTGAATCCAGAGACTGTGAAGCCAGAAACTGTGAATCCAGAGACTGTGAATTCAGAGACTATGAAGCCAGAAACTGTGAATCCAGAAACTGAAAAAGCTACAGAAGTGAAATCAGAAGTTGCAGCTACAAAGGCAGCAACTAAAGCAACTCTAGCGAATACAGATGCTAGTCAAGCCGATGTAGATGCACAAGCAGAAACTGTATCAGCTTTGAGCACAGCTGTAACTGAATCAAATACTGCTGAAAAGAAATTAAGACCAACTGAAATTTATACAACTAATGGTACTCCAGGTACCGCCGGCACTGCAGTTAAGACAAATGCAAAGTATGCAAATTCTGTGGAAACAGTGGATAATAACAAGCGTGGTAATAGAGAGAATACAGATTCTATTAACCAAAGACGAAGAGTCAAAAGAAGTGCAATAGATACAACTAAGTTTGCTCAAAACTACGATAGAAAGGTATTGTCAGGTTCAGTTACCAATACGGGTTTCTCAGTTAGTGATCCAGATTATCCATCTGGAATGTGGATTGATCCAGATAAATCTCATTACAGTTATGAATGGGTGCAAACAAAATATCATGGAAACCAGATTGTTCTTTCAACTAATCGAACGGGCGATGGAATTGTTTATGTAACGGAATTATCGCCATCAAATAAAGTTTTAAAACAATACACTTTAAATCAAAATACTAAGGTACCATCTGCTGTATTTGATAGCACTACCTACTATAATGATACTTATTATGCGATGGTTGAAAGTTTAAGAGATCCTCTTGCTGTTAAATATATTGCTAGTAAATATGATACTGGCTACTACAATAAACTATCCTATATGGTACCCAAATTGATCACACAAACAACCTATTTTGTTGATAAAGATGGCAAGCAAATCACCGACAGTAATGGTAATCCGGTTGTTCCTTATACACAAAAAGGGTTAGTCGGCCAAAAATATACGACGAGTCCCATACTTATAAATGGTTACTATGCTACTGCATCTTCTAATTCAAATGGCACTATGTCACCATACGGAGAGATTGGTGCTAGTTATGTTAAAGACTTTCATGATGGAATAGTTGTTACTTACACTCAGACTGGTTCAGATGGAACAATGTCTGCTTCAATTGCACAAAATGGAAAAGTTCTCGAAACATATACAAATATAAAGCCCTCAGATCCTGTGATAAAGTATCAAGTAGGTTATACGACAGTCGCAATTAAAAATCCATATATTCCACAAACCTCTGATGTTAAGTATGTTTACAGAAAGCTCGGCAACTGGGTCGTCTCTAATCCTGATGGCTCGACAAAATCAATTATTTATCCCAATGATCCTATTGACCCTACTAAGATTGCTGATTCATCTGTGCCTGGTTACCCGGTTATTGATTTTCTTCCTGGCTATACACCTAAAGACCATATGGGGACTCCTTTGGTGCCAGTTGATCCCGATGACCGTACTAAGGGCTATATTCCGCCAATACCTTCTGATATTGGTAAAGATACAACGATCACCTATACAGCAGATACTCAAAAAGCAACAGTAACTTATGTTGTAGAAGGAACAGGAACAGTACTTCACACAGATAACCTAGAAGGTAAATCTGGAGAACCAATTGATTACTCAACAGTAGCTAAGCTTGCTGAACTTAAAGCTCTAGGGTATGACCTCGTAACTGATGGATTCACAACAGCTACAGATAAGAACTTCGATAAAGATACGAAAGTAGATCAAAGCTTTGTAGTAACGGTTAAACCACACGTTGAACCAATCAAACCAGTAGATCCAGAAAATCCAAATGATCCAAATAAACCAAAACCAGGTGATCCAATCGATCCTAACAACCCTGATGGACCAAAATGGACAGAAGATCTCATTAAACAGATTGATACAACTCGCCACGTGAACCGTACAATCACATCCGTTAACGAAAAAGGTGAGGAAGTAGCTCAGAAAGTAACAGATAAAGTTACATTCACTCGTGAAGGTAAGATTAATTCTGTAACAGGTGAAATCACTTACGGCAACTGGACAGCTAAAGATGGAGATACAACATTCGATAAAGTTGAATCACCAGTAGTTCAAGGCTACATCCTGAAAGATGCTAAACAAAAAGAAGTAGCAGCTACAACAGGATTAACGGTAGACTCTAAAGATGAAAATATCGAAGTTGTCTACACTAAACTTGGTTCATGGGTACCAAAAGTACCAGAAGGATTCGAGGAACCAAAACTTGATAAACCTCAATATCCAAACGATCCAACAGATCCAACAAAACCAGGAACACCAACAACAGTGATTCCTCAAGTGCCAGGAACAACTCCAAAAGATTCAAATGGAAACCCACTGAAACCAGTAGATCCAAACGATCCAAGTAAAGGATATGTTCCACCAACACCTGAAAACCCAACAGAAGATACACCAATCAACTATGTTCCAGTACCACAACCTGTAAGACCTACAGATAATGGAGATAATAATGGAACTCCAACAACTGCAGCTCAACCAGCATCACCTTCTACACCTCAATATATGGATGGCAAACGTGAACTTCCAAATACAGGTACAGAAGATAATGCTAGCCTAGCAGCACTTGGACTTCTCGGAGTATTGAGTGGATTTGGTCTTGTAGCTCGTAAGAAGAAAGAAGATTAA